The genome window cgTATCAAAGGATGATTGTTTGCATGTTTATCTttaggactgtagctttaagcAAAAAGCAGACACACGGGAACGAGATAATGAGACATGCACACAAGCAGACAGACTTTACCTCCGAGGATGCAGCAGGGGGCACGCTGTGCAAGCGGACGAGTCCAACCGGACGACTTGGCAGGCAGAAGGCAAAGGCACATGAGTGTGTGGTACAtggagacacatacacacacacacacacacacacacacacacacaaaatgaaaaaGCACAGCACGTCAAGACTGTCCAGCAGTGGTATTGGATCCAAGCAGACAGAAGCACGACATACTCATGCCTTCGTGACAGTACGTGACACACATCATTTCATATCAAAAGGAGTTGTTCGGACCAGAATCCCGCACTGTGGTTTATCTGGTATAGAATCAACACAGAGACGTCATCTGGAGTTGATGGACAGACTGCAACAAAACACAGCCCTTTAACAATTTACCCGCCAAACCCCAATGGCAACCTAAAATTTGCaagctttttgggggggggtttggggggggatttttttctcccccttgttctccccaattgtgtccagccaattagcccactgttgtgagccgtcctggtcgctgctccgccccctctgttgatcccgggagggctgcgaactaccacatgcctcttcccatacatgtggagtcgccagtggcgaaactcctcacctgaTAATGAGGAGTTCCGCCatgggggcgtagcgcgtgagaggatcacgctattccccccagttccccttcccccctgaacagcctcccccaccgaccagaggaggcgctagtgcagcgaccaggacacacacccacatcgggcttcccacccgcagaaacagccaattgtgtctgtagggacgcccgaccaagccggaggtaacacggggattcgaaccggcgagcccttgtgttggtaggcaacggaatagaccgctatgccacccggacgcccctggtgACCTTAAGTGTGGAAGCTTTGCGGACGGCCTTCAGCATTACATCccagtaaacacacacagccaggtTTTTGGCAGTAAACTTAAACAGGCCAAAATAGGCCAAAGTTAGACATGGCCAGCCAGCCACTATTCACAGAATAGTAAAGAGAGAAACCAAAACCACGTCGCTCCGCTTACATCGACGACGAATATGACAATCCAGTGTCAGTTTGAACACAGATGCGAACCATAAAACGCACAACAAACTCAAAACCTTTAGCTAAGTTTGCAAGCAAGCACAGGACACACACGAAAAGAGGAACAGATGGCACAATATCAAACACGTGTATAAGATGTGACACGCCATTTGCCAGCGGAAACGTCCACTGTGGACATTCTGTACTGATGCAGAAGTTTGggaaggttttgttttgtttttgtttttttgcattttaaagTGCTGGATGACCGTTCTGCTGCAAAGTGCAACGTGGAGGAGTAATCCTCACGTCTGTCTTTTTTTCCAGACGTGTCTCGCTATTTCACTATTTGTAAATCTTGAGGAGTCTGCAATTTTTCTCCTATGACACCCTGTATTCCCACAACCCGTCATCTTCACCGTCTTCCTTCAGAGCCTGGACGCTCGCCCTGCTTGGGATTAATCAAATGCTACCTCAATCCAGCCGTTTCCGGGTCTTCAAACTGTACATTTCACCGAATAATGTGCCAAGCTCAAGAGAGACAGGATGGCTTCCCTTCGTCATTGGGAATTCAGCATTTTCACTACTGTCCAGACAggttgcttttgttttttgttttttccccactGTCACAACCAAACTGTGGGTGGACGCCAACACTGTTtatccttggaaaaaaaaaagaaaaagaaaaaaaaggtcagtGTTGGCGTCAGACTAAATAACCTTCTCTCGTCTTTTCTCAAATCCAGTGCCAACCTTCCAAGTCCTCTTACACACTTTGCCCCCCTAGCGCCCACCCACTAATATGATTCTTTAAAGCCTGGAGGCTCTTCCTAGTTTGACCCATCCCACTTCCTGTCCCGCCTCCTGAGCCCCCAGAGCCCGGTCCCCCCGTGTGACCTGATTGGCCGAACGCTCCGTCCATCTCTCGCATCTCCTTGTTCATCTTGGCGATCCGCAGCCTACCAGGAATGACAGGAGGAGGGAGAATTGGAGAAATGGAAATTGATGttaatcatattattattatcattattattattattcagtaaTCAGGAAAATGTATTtgtcattgtttcccccagcccacagcatgcaacacaaagataaaaagacacccaaactacaaaaacacatatatccaacatatcaataaataaataaattcactgtccaagagagcgaacgccagccaggatgactgtcggaaccgccggtctgcatgggctagcagttagcttagcctgccccgcctccacaTCCTGTTAGACCACCTTGGGTGTTTGCTCTtgggccattattattattactattattatccatccatccattatcgaaactgtttatcctgctctctgggtcgcggggaagctggagcctatcccagcagtcattgggtggcaagcggggaaacaccctggacaggctgccaggccatcacagggccaacacacacacacacattcataccaagggacaatttagtacggccgattcacctgacctacatgtctttggactgtgggaggaaaccggagcacccggaggaaacccacacagacacggggagaacatgcaaactccacacagaggacgacccgggatgacccaccaaggttggactaccctggggcttgaacccaggaccttcttgctgtgaggcaaccgcactaaccaccatGCCGGCCCCAAGTGTTACCTTTTACTAGTAAATTCTGTCCAAAGGACAGTACTGTTAAAtgctcatgacttatgagcatattttgaatactgcagggaaataaTACTACTATAATGATAATACTATAAGTAATACTActgctattgttattattactactactactactattattattaatattactattATCAGTAGTAATatgcctattattattattattattaattggaTTACTCtagcctcattctctcttgatttttttctcccatcAGTCACTAAAACAGACACTTACAGCGTGACGATGTCGGCATTGGCGTTGTCCACGGCAATAGTGATGGGGTCTTTGTCGTTCTTGTCTCTGGCATTGTAGTCTGCTCCTCGCTTCAAGAACAGACACACCAGCCTGGGACAGCAACGAGAcgtctgtgagtgtgtgaatgagtgtgagtgtgagtgtgagtgtgagtgtgtgtgtgtgtgtgtgtgtgtgtgtgtgtgtgtgtgtgtgtgtgtgtgtgtgtgtgtgtgcgtgtgtgcgtgtgtgtgtgtgtgagactgggtTCACACCCAAATCTCCGAGGCGAGGGACCAAACATCTAGCAACCGGCCAAGGAGGAATCCCACCTGCCTGTGTGAATAATGCTTTCAAAGCATCGAGTAGGGAACCTGCCAACTTTTACCCCCCGCAGGAAGGAAGACATTTTATTTAAGAGATCGCTGTCCAACGTCCTCCATTTTGTAGCCTGTAAATGTGGCGCAGAGACAAGGTTTACACTTTTTGTGTTAGCGTGTCCTGCTCCACACTTGGCACCACATGGTCAGAAAATAGATTTTAATCTTGTGAAAAACCACAAATTTGTGGTAAAATAATGTCTGTAATACAAACCAAGCTCTATATGACATCACTGTAAAACATTGGGACCACTACACAAGAGACATAATCCCAATTTTGTCCCCTTTAACTCAAACCAACGTGTGTCTGTGGCTAGTTGACTGTTGTTTGGAAGATTGGCAGATATCTGGGTGTGAATCCTTTCTGTCACAACGTCCATCTTAACAGAAGAGGACACTTCACTGTCTGCCCATGGCAAGAAAAACTAGTCTTTGGGCCCAAACTTTTACAACAGCACTGCGTTCAACATCGCACAAATTGCAATTGCATCAAAAAGAAAGTTGCACAACTAAAGAGCATCACTGGGTTTCGCTGTGGACGCCGAGGGCAGCGGTCATACACGGTGTTTAGCGTTGATCTTGAATgggtcatttttttatttttttaaaagtaaTATGTGCACTGGCGTGGGTTGCTTGCTCACCCTGTGTGACCCAGGATGGTGGCGTGGTGCAGCGGTCCCCTCCCGGCGCTGTCTGCTTGGTTGACGTTGGCGCCGTTTTGCAGCAGAAACTCGCAGGCTGCCAAGGAATTCTGGAGAAGCCACGGGACATGGGAGGAATGAGTCCCCACGTGGTTTGTTTGTTACAACCACtcaatcaaacacacacaagcgcacacacacacacgcacgcacgcacacacgcaaccATGCTTGGTCatccatcatatccacattactaatgatcatttatcagTGTTTTCTTAATGTGAAAGCACTTACAGTCATCTTACTTGTAGTCATCTTACTtctagtctgtctctgtctgtctgtctgtctgtgtttctatgtctgtctgtgtgtctctctatctgtgtgtatgtgtgtgtgtgtgtgtgtgtgtgtgtgtgtgtgtctctctctctctctgtgcctgtctgtctgtctgtctgtctgtctgtctgtctgtgtgtctctctctctgtctgtcggtgtgtgtgtgtctctctctgtctgtctgtgtgtgtgtgtgtctctctgtctgtccgtgtgtctgtctctcagtctgtctgtgtgtgtctctctctgtctgtcgttctgtctgtgtgtgtgtgtgtctctctgtctgtctgtgtgtctgtctctctgtctgtctgtgtgtgtctctctctgtctgtcgttctctctgtgtgtgtgtgtctctctctgtctgtgtgtctgtgtctctctgcctgtgtgtctgtgtgtgtgtgtctgtccgtgtctCCCCTCACCGCAGAGACAGCCTGTATTAGCGGGGTGCTGGACTCCTCGGCGACGTTCACCCAGTTGACGTCGGCGCCGTGGGCCAGCGCGTCGGCCATGACGGGGAAGTGCTGCAGCGCCGCCGAGCGATACAGCAGCGCCCCAGGGTGGAGTCCGCTGagatcctcctcatcctccgcCCCATCTACATCATGGTGGAGGAAGGGGACAGCTTGCTGAGCGGATGTGTTTTTACGAGGTGCGTAGATTAGCCGAAAGGTGTAGCACTAACAAGTGTTTCCTCGTAGCACGGCGCACAACTTGTTTGAGTCGTTCCTAAAAACCCCTCCTGACTGGAGCTTTAGTGAGACTGTAACAGTGCTGACGTTTGAACCCTGAGAGTTTTCAAGAGGCATCACAAACATCTGTGAGTTACTAATGTTCTGACACAGCGGTGTGGGAGGGAAATGCTGCTTTGTTCACACATTTGAGTTtagatatttgtgtgtgtgtgtgtttgaatgattGTGTGTTTTTTCTAACCTTTATGAAAACCAGCATTGTTCTTTTCCACATCACTGGGGCTAAgtcctgagacagagagagagagagagagagagagagagagagagagagagagagagagagagagagagagagagagagagagagagagagagagagagagagagagagagagagagagagagagagagagagagagagagagagagagagagagagagagagagaagagagagaggagagagagaagagagagagagagacgggggggggagtCACATGACATGCCTTTAGCAATGCAACATTATTTCTGGTTTATCCTGCTGACTCCaacaatacacacatgcatgcatgtggcacgcgcgcgcgcacacacacacacacacacacacacacacacacacacacacacaaacaagcaaacatgtgagcacacacacacacacacacacacacacaagcaaacatgtGAGCACACCACACAAGCAAacatgtgagcacacacacacacacacacacacacacacacacacacacacacacacacacacacacacacacacacacacacacacacacacacacacacacacacataaacacacacacacacaagcaaacgtgagcacaaagatacacacacacacaaaagcaaacatgggagcacacacgcacacacacaaacaagcaaacgtgagcacacaaacacacacacacacacaaacacaagcaaacatatgagcacacacacacacacaagcaaacatgtgagcacacacacataaacacacacacacacacaagcaaacatgtgagcacacacacacactaactaaaCAATTCATTGGTGTGGTGACTCTAGGCCTAATTGGTTCTGCTGGATCACCAAGTttagggattgtgtgtgtgtgtgtgtgtgtgtgtgtgtgtgtgtgtgtgtgtgtgtgtcctgctgttTTATTGAAAATCAGTGGGTGCAATGAACATGACAGCAAACAATGAACCAAGTGAATCATTTCCCCTGTTAAAAACCTCTTGGAGGACACAGGTCTCTAGGCAACAACCCGAATCTAGACTGTGGCCCCGTACCGTGTCTCTGGGTCATGTGCACAGTTTCAAGCCAGAACATGAGGTCTAGGTAACATGCATGAGGTCCATCCACAGCTGTACCTGCAAGCCGGGGCAGAGTTGCGCGGCCAGGTTTGGGTTTGAGGGCCGGCCGTTGAGCGGTCCGGTCTTGGGTCGGGGCCCTGTTCCTTCGGGCACTGGAACGCCTGAGCAGAGGGTTACGACCCGTCTCCGGCAGCTTTTGGATAAACTTCTTGTCCACGTACTTTGACCGGATCCATGACTCCTTATCCCCTCTTagagatggacacagagacaAGAGGGTTTCTCATTCACACCACGTTGCACCAAACTAACCCAAACCTCACCAGCAGAGTATTGCAGTTCCTGGcttaaaattaaaaataaaaaaataaaaaaccaaaaacaaggcCTTTATATGGGGCTGTGTTTTCGAGTGCATTTCTATCTTAGCTTGCTCTCAGCTTGATTTCACAACTTGCTTGTACAGCTGTAAGATAAGACTACTCCCCAAATCAACCTTTGGTCATTGtccttattgggggggggggggctgcatgaaACAGTTTAGATGGCAATAGCTGCAAAGATGGTGAAGAATATCAGTTCAGAATGTATTTAATCATACAGGCTTTGGGTGTAAACACAGACATTTTAGTTTAGTTTGACTTTagcagtggtggaatgtaactaagtacatttactcaagtactgtacttaagtacaactttgaggtacttgtactttacttgagtatttccattttctgctactttatacttttactccactacatatcagagggaaatatggtactttttactccactacatttgactGCTTTAGTTACGAGTTACTTTGCAGATTTACATTATTAATACAAAGTATAAATCAACTAATAATGATACATTTTTATAGGCTGAACTACCCAGCAGTATATAAAGTAATTGAAATTAGCTCCACGtttaccagctgcaacattaaTGCGATGAACACATTATTGTATCAATAATTATCGTCCAATAATATGATATGTGATCCTGAAATGGGCCAGTCTgcataatgagtacttttacttttgctactttaagtatattttgatGCTAATAATTTTGTACTTTCACTTAAGTAcgattttgaatgcaggacttttacttgtaacaaagtattttcacactgtggtattgctactttCACTTAAGTAAAAgttctgaatacttcttccaccactgGACTTTAGTATAGTTTGACTATAGAGGCTTCTGTAACTTGGGCTCCCACATACCATCAGTGATCGAATTAAAGCTAAATCCAGCAGTTTGAGAATGAATAAAAAGCCACATCCAGTCAAAAGAATGTAAACATGGGCAGTGCCAGTAGCGAGGCCGCAGTATGTCAGAATGCAGTGTGGCGCTGAAGTCGCAGACCAGGGCTTTGCAGCTGGAGGACTGGTAGACCGTGAGCGCTTTGGCCAATCCAGACTGGTTATTACACAAAGAGCTGACAGCGCACGACAAACAAACACGGATAGAAAAGCTCATGCTGTGGCAGGCATGCAGCAGCACCACAGGTTTCCGGAGGACACAGAAGTTAcgacaccagccatctgcatcatGTACCTGGGACACTTCCTGTCTGCTACGCAGCaaagaggaaagaaaaggaaGTCAGAAAAAGAGGGCTAAAGAAATCTATGTTTAACTTGAAGGTAGACGAATAGTATCGCGTGTCATCGCCACTGTGCACGGTATCTTTACAAAAGGATATGTTTATTGAACACATCTGTTGCCATGGTATGTAGAGGGATGTAACATCTATGTGCAATGCCAACTTTAAAACAGCAGGGGGGGATGAAGAGTAAGACTTTGCATGCTTTTGATCTGAAGTGATTTTGCTGACACAGATTGGTAAAAACAGTATTAAACATCTGAAAATCTTCATCATCTGTAACAATGTACAAGACCGAGATTTTGCATAGCTACATAGCTTATAGTATATACTACAGTAGTTTATCATTAGTGTAGTCCTAGGGCTGGATAATATCGAATAAAATATTTTTGATTATCTTAATtggaaataaatatatatattatatattacaatAGCGATCGATATCAATAATGGGATGATATTTTGGGTAGGACTTGGTGCTTTCAAGAGAGATTTACACACACAAAATGCTGAaaaccaagcaggtagagacctTCATTGTTAATTTCtataaaacagtggaataagttcagaaaatggtctTTGCTGTAAggtagcctttaagaccagggaacaaccacatttaagttatatatgaacatattaccagaaccacaatcaCACACAAGATCTAGTCTCATAACACGATATCCATATTATATCAATATATTGACCAGCTGTTTATAGTACACTGCACTATAGTAGTACAATATCGTATAATATGTATCACTGTCTAGCTAGTCTCGAGTTTGTCATGATGCCTGATGGGGTGTGTCACTTACATGTCAGGCTACTGAATAGTCTTGTTAGTATCGTACCTGGGACTGGAGGGGTGTGGCTTCTTGATCGTGATCACGTCAATACGCGCCTCGTAGATCCTGTTGATGGCTGTGTTTCCTAACTCACACATCAGCTGAGGGAAGCAGAGGTGTCAGAGTCAAATGTAATTCCATTTAATTCACGCTGGAGATACGAGTCAAATCAGGCCTGACTGTGCAACACTGCTCGCTGTTCATGACTAAGAAGGCTAACACGGTGCTTTGTCAAAGCAGAGAGGGTGATAACTGGTTTCTGAATTTAAatgttgatggatggatggatggatggatggatggatggatggatggatggatggatggatggatggatggatggatggatggatggatagattagatagatagatagatagatagatagatagatagatagatagatagatagatagatagatagatagatagatagatagatagatagatagatagatagatagatagatagatagatagatagatagatagatagatagatagatagatagatagatagatggatggatggatggatggatggatggatggatggatggatgatggatggatggatggatggacaatggattagatagatagatagatagatagatagatagatagatagatagatagatagatagatagatagatagatagatagatagatagatagatagatagatagatagatagatagatagatagatagatagatagatagatagatggatggatagatagatagatagatagatagatagatagatagatagatagatagatagatagatagatagatagatagatagatagatagatagatggatggatggatgatagctgGATGGACACAAGgattagatagctagctagctaactagctagctagatagatagatagatagatggatggatgatggatggatggatgcatggattagatagctagctagctagctagctagatagatagatagatagatagatagataagatagacatGATGAAAATTGACGTAATTGGATTAATTACCTTAATGAGCTCTGGCTCCCAGGAGTCAAGAGTGAGGGAACGTACTTTGGAGAAGTGAACACCCAGGCTCCTGTAAGAGAGAGAGGCATCCATGTGTAAAGTCAAACACTAATCCTGTCTGGATACAAAATACTGCATTCAGACAGGGACTAACATGGGGGAGTGTCTACATCCACAACATATGTATGTGAATGAATACCCATATAACTGTGTTTATATGCCTGTGTGTATGCATCTATACATGCAtgtctatatatatacatgtgaaaTNNNNNNNNNNNNNNNNNNNNNNNNNNNNNNNNNNNNNNNNNNNNNNNNNNNNNNNNNNNNNNNNNNNNNNNNNNNNNNNNNNNNNNNNNNNNNNNNNNNNNNNNNNNNNNNNNNNNNNNNNNNNNNNNNNNNNNNNNNNNNNNNNNNNNNNNNNNNNNNNNNNNNNNNNNNNNNNNNNNNNNNNNNNNNNNNNNNNNNNNCCTGCTCACCCTCCACATCACCCACCCATCCCATCGTTACCTAGCAACAGGAAGCAGCGGTCTGAGCACACTTATCAACCTTCCTGTCAGCACAGCTAAgtcctatctttctctctcttgcttttctTTCTTGTTTCTCTGTTTTCCTACAGCTGCTCGCTGAGCTGTCAGATAACTCAAGACAGTTCatgccccccctctctttctattgctctacctctctctctctctctctctccttccctgccTGTGTTGTCAGATGGACGCAAGACCTCACCACCGTGGCATGTTCAACTGCCACAGCTCAAACTTTCCATCCCTCAGCAAGCCTCATAAACCCAACATGTgggccagagagagagcgagcgaaagagagagagagagagagagagagagagacagagacagagacagagaacgagagagagagaaagacagagagagactcagagaacgagagagagtgagagagggggggggtaaaaagccagagatagagagacggagagaagagGACTGAGAGCAAAGGACGAGGAAGATGACAGAGTGAAAGATCGAGACAGTAATGAATTATTTTAATTGGTGAGAGAGGGCAGCATGCCAAGCAAACGACGGGGGCACACCCAACCCTGCCAACCTTCTTTCATTAGCCACATGCAGAACCTACTCAGCAACAACTCTctatagcagtggttctcaacctttttgcgCTGCGACCCggcagaataatcaggttgggtttcgcgaaccccccccccccccatagcactgggacatttaactcacaacacccTGATGCAAACACATCTAGACTGCCCAAGACTGTTCAGGTTattactgtaatataacacatgaaagctaccaaactcacacagacacagcccacagacagaacaacaactaATTTGATTTTGACTTTAATTAGTGTTTCCagatttattgaaataacagcacctcatgtgcacacacatgctctgactctcacaaacacactcaataaAAATCTATTCTAAGGCAAAATATCCCCCCGGTACAGGCGACGTAATGtaaaaaccattccccagtctaCAATATGTTATTTTTGTTCTCCACAAGCATCTCGCAACCCCCGTCAGGGGTCCCGACCCCCAGGTTGAGCACCAATGCTGTATAGCAGCAGATTAGTTACTTTGGTGTTGAAATAAGGGTGTATCAACATGATGAATGACGTGTGGGCAAGCATGATTAGTACCCTTTACCACATCTGAATGGCCGTGCACGTGCAAAATGGTATGGCTTCATACTAGTCAACCAAAAGACATTAttgtatatgggggggggggctgagaggctgagagtacatctgttgccatcctacaacgctgtgattgcaaccattccccaatcctctgtgaacagtacacatggccattgtacctCTAATTAATGGCTAcaccagtttgcatatgaaaccgctcGTTGGGTTcatatgccactgtgttgtttaaaaGGACGGGGATACCGGCAGCCAGTGTacactgaaggggtcacttagctgagtgacgGAATGTATCTCTCAATAcatgtgtccagacgaactgacacaacttcctgtgattttcttacctgagttattgagcatgcataaagacccaTTATCGTATCATTTACTGCCCCCATCGAAATCCTGGACCAAGAAAGTCTCAGCAGAAAGCAGTGTttcagtcccccccaccccaccccaccccccacccccaaggccCATGGAGCCTCATAGCTAGCTACCTTATCAACCTAGAGCTCAATCTGGGCCAAAGCCTTGCAATAAGATCTGAGCTGACCTGATGTGAGCTGACCGAAGCCCAAAAAGGCCCGTTGCTGTTGTGAGACTTCTGCGTAAGCCTTAAGATGAGAGACAAACTTGCTAAAGACTCGtacaaagtacacacacacacacacacacacacacacacacacacacgtcccaaATCAGACGAAATCATTTAAGCATCCGTCCATGGGCAACTTTTTAAAggactgggcaataattcaacatAAGCATTTATCGTCTTTGACAGAATTGAATCGGGATGAAATTCGGATAATGCCATATTGCGGTGCACAATTTTGCCGTCTGGGCTACTGACGAGAATCCGTTATGTGACATTTCTTCCAAAATTAGGTCTTGAGAGTTTGAAGCAGAACCCAGTTCCGGTTTGGTATGATGATACTTGACATGACCAAACACTTCGAcgggatgaacctcagctggctTCTTAAACCATGGTGTTAGTCATTCCTTGATATTGTGATGTATAGCGACAgtgtaaaatcccccccccccatcaccatggCGATAATATTATGTGCCACATTCACCCAGCACTACTTTCTGACTTGGAAGGAGCCTAGTTAAGGGCGAGTGAAGCGGTTGATGGCTTACCTGAAGCGGGGGGAGTCTTTGAGACACTCTTCAAAGTCCAGCTTGACCGTCATCCTTCGGTCGGG of Lampris incognitus isolate fLamInc1 chromosome 20, fLamInc1.hap2, whole genome shotgun sequence contains these proteins:
- the acap1 gene encoding arf-GAP with coiled-coil, ANK repeat and PH domain-containing protein 1 — protein: MTVKLDFEECLKDSPRFRSLGVHFSKVRSLTLDSWEPELIKLMCELGNTAINRIYEARIDVITIKKPHPSSPRGDKESWIRSKYVDKKFIQKLPETGRNPLLRRSSARRNRAPTQDRTAQRPALKPKPGRATLPRLAGLSPSDVEKNNAGFHKDGAEDEEDLSGLHPGALLYRSAALQHFPVMADALAHGADVNWVNVAEESSTPLIQAVSANSLAACEFLLQNGANVNQADSAGRGPLHHATILGHTGLVCLFLKRGADYNARDKNDKDPITIAVDNANADIVTLLRIAKMNKEMREMDGAFGQSGDETYHDIFRDFSHMASNNPEKLKRRSADPKT